One Panicum virgatum strain AP13 chromosome 9K, P.virgatum_v5, whole genome shotgun sequence genomic region harbors:
- the LOC120648973 gene encoding translation initiation factor IF-2-like, whose protein sequence is MPSSEASSSPSKRGLRGPRPQPLKVTASSRGSSPTAASSSKPASGSKKPVIVYEHTPKVVHARPQEFMTVVQRLTGKPAPATSSSALPPYVPGFSPAAAAEEGGDPLLLTLGQGQAAPPPAPTLPSPMAAGLLLSPGFIFSPNTMQAIQDLSPLF, encoded by the coding sequence ATGCCGTCGTCGGAGGCGTCGTCGTCCCCTTCCAAGAGGGGCCTCCGGGGGCCGCGGCCGCAGCCGCTGAAGGTGACGGCGTCGTCGAGGGGCTCGtcgccgacggcggcgtcgtcgtccaAGCCGGCGTCCGGCTCCAAGAAGCCGGTGATCGTGTACGAGCACACGCCCAAGGTCGTCCACGCCAGGCCGCAGGAGTTCATGACCGTCGTGCAGCGGCTCACCGGCAAGCCCGCGCCCGCCACGTCATCGTCGGCCTTGCCGCCGTACGTGCCAGGcttctcgccggcggcggcggccgaggagggCGGCGACCCGCTGCTGCTCACGCTCGGGCAGggccaggccgcgccgccgccagcaccgaCGCTGCCGTCCCCCATGGCGGCCGGGCTGCTGCTGTCCCCGGGCTTCATCTTCTCCCCCAACACCATGCAGGCCATCCAGGACCTCAGCCCCTTGTTCTAA
- the LOC120649509 gene encoding calcium-dependent protein kinase 11-like, with amino-acid sequence MGNTCVGPSAAGRNGFLANVTIWRPRGEDPPAPALPPPSSPASDKAPEPVTIPDSEHSSHHSSRSSDLPPPAAAQPQGQQQDNPPAKKPVPKVKRVQSAGLLADSVLKRDVNTARLKDLYTIGKKLGQGQFGTTYLCVEKATGREFACKSIAKRKLLTEEDVEDVRREIQIMHHLAGHANVVSIVGAYEDAVAVQLVMELCAGGELFDRIIQRGHYSEKAAAQLTRVIVGVVEACHSLGVMHRDLKPENFLFVNQKEDSPLKTIDFGLSIFFKPGEMFTDVVGSPYYVAPEVLLKHYGREVDVWSAGVIIYILLSGVPPFWDESEQGIFEQVLKGDLDFSSEPWPSISESAKDLVRKMLIRDPKKRLTAHEALCHPWVCVDGVAPDRPLDSAVLSRLKQFSAMNKLKKMALRVIAESLSEEEIAGLKEMFKMLDTDNSGHITLEELKTGLQRVGATLMDSEINALMEAADIDNSGTIDYGEFIAATLHINKVEKEDKLFAAFSYFDKDGSGYITQDELQKACEEFGIGDTRLEDIIGDIDQDNDGRIDYNEFVAMMQKGDNPLGRKGHQSNANFGLGEALKLR; translated from the exons ATGGGCAATACCTGCGTCggccccagcgccgccggccgcaacGGCTTCCTGGCCAACGTCACCATCTGGCGGCCCCGCGGCGAGGACCCGCCTGCCCCAGCCctaccgccgccctcctcccccgcctccgACAAGGCGCCCGAGCCTGTCACCATCCCGGATTCGGAGCATTCCTCCCACCACTCATCCCGATCCTCCgacctgccgccgcccgccgccgcccagccgcAGGGCCAGCAGCAGGACAACCCTCCGGCGAAGAAACCCGTGCCCAAGGTAAAGCGCGTCCAGAGTGCGGGCCTCCTCGCTGACTCCGTCCTGAAGCGCGACGTCAACACGGCCCGGCTCAAGGACCTCTACACCATCGGGAAGAAGCTAGGGCAGGGGCAGTTCGGCACCACCTACCTCTGCGTCGAGAAGGCCACCGGCCGGGAATTCGCCTGTAAGTCCATTGCCAAGCGGAAGCTGCTCACGGAGGAGGATGTCGAGGACGTGCGCCGCGAGATCCAGATCATGCACCACCTCGCGGGCCACGCCAATGTGGTCTCCATCGTCGGCGCCTACGAGGACGCCGTCGCCGTGCAACTCGTAATGGAGCTCTGCGCCGGTGGGGAACTCTTCGACAGGATCATCCAGAGGGGGCATTACTCCGAGAAGGCCGCGGCGCAGCTGACCAGGGTgatcgtcggcgtcgtcgaagCGTGCCACTCTCTCGGCGTGATGCACAGGGATCTTAAGCCGGAGAATTTCTTGTTTGTCAACCAGAAGGAGGACTCGCCCCTCAAGACCATCGATTTTGGCCTCTCCATCTTCTTCAAGCCAG GCGAAATGTTTACGGATGTTGTTGGAAGCCCATACTATGTTGCACCAGAGGTTCTGCTAAAACACTATGGCCGTGAGGTTGACGTATGGAGTGCAGGTGTCATAATCTATATCCTTTTAAGTGGGGTCCCTCCATTCTGGGATG AAAGTGAACAAGGGATATTTGAACAAGTTTTGAAAGGTGACCTGGACTTTTCGTCAGAGCCCTGGCCTAGCATCTCAGAGAGCGCTAAGGATTTGGTCAGGAAAATGCTTATTCGCGATCCAAAGAAGAGATTAACTGCCCATGAAGCCCTAT GTCACCCTTGGGTTTGTGTTGATGGAGTTGCTCCTGACAGGCCTCTTGATTCTGCTGTTCTAAGTCGGTTGAAACAATTTTCTGCAATGAACAAACTAAAGAAAATGGCCCTTAGG GTTATTGCTGAAAGTTTATCTGAGGAAGAAATTGCAGGATTAAAAGAAATGTTCAAAATGCTTGACACTGACAACAGTGGTCATATCACATTAGAGGAACTAAAAACTGGCTTGCAGAGAGTTGGCGCTACTTTGATGGACTCAGAAATCAATGCTCTAATGGAAGCA GCGGACATCGACAACAGTGGAACAATTGATTATGGAGAGTTTATTGCTGCAACTTTGCATATAAACAAAGTTGAAAAGGAGGATAAGCTTTTCGCGGCTTTCTCATACTTCGACAAAGATGGCAGTGGTTACATAACTCAAGATGAGCTCCAAAAGGCATGTGAGGAGTTTGGTATAGGGGATACACGACTTGAGGATATTATTGGGGACATTGATCAGGACAAT GATGGAAGGATTGACTACAATGAGTTTGTTGCGATGATGCAAAAGGGAGATAATCCACTTGGGAGAAAGGGACATCAAAGTAATGCGAATTTTGGTCTTGGGGAAGCACTGAAGCTTCGGTAA
- the LOC120649513 gene encoding E3 ubiquitin-protein ligase RHF2A-like codes for MDEKAKMESKLSSAAAFVEGGVQDACEDACSICLDAFCDNNPSTVTNCKHDYHLQCILEWCQRSSQCPMCWQPISMKDPMSQELLEAVEQERNMRANRSHSTALFRHPMLGDFEIPVGADDAELEERIIQHLAAAAAVRRSHRHHRRDGHRSRSGANSHPQFLVLSTDEHTASGQDADYGQAPAVVSGRPLATLVEQERTTRGLEGAINPPLYYSTPADSSGRSNNRISGMQSTPVDQDRAGPSDLPSFSDTLRTRLQSASMKYRDSITKSASGWRERWFSRSHTISDIGSEVRREVNAGIAVVSRMMERLDTRDGNGTGPSATSASGSGSQ; via the exons ATGGACGAGAAGGCGAAGATGGAGAGCAAGctgtcctcggcggcggcgttcgtggAGGGCGGCGTGCAGGACGCCTGCGAAGACGCCTGCAGCATCTGCCTCGACGCCTTCTGCGACAACAACCCCTCCACG GTCACGAATTGCAAGCACGACTACCATCTCCAGTGCATTCTTGAATG GTGCCAGAGAAGCTCCCAATGTCCAATGTGTTGGCAGCCTATCAGCATGAAAGATCCTATGAG TCAAGAGCTGCTGGAGGCTGTTGAACAAGAGAGGAACATGCGAGCTAATCGTTCACATAGTACTGCTCTTTTTCGGCACCCAATGCTGGGAGATTTTGAG ATTCCTGTAGGGGCAGATGATGCAGAACTCGAAGAACGCAtcattcagcacttggctgctgcagctgcagtgCGTAGGTCACACCGGCATCATAGGAGAGATGGGCACCGCAGCAGATCAGGAGCAAATAGTCACCCACAATTTCTTGTGCTGTCAACAGATGAGCACACAGCCTCAGGCCAAGATGCGGATTACGGACAAGCCCCTGCTGTAGTTTCTGGTCGCCCTTTAGCTACTCTTGTTGAACAAGAACGCACTACTCGAGGTTTAGAGGGTGCTATCAATCCACCCCTCTATTATTCTACTCCTGCTGATAGTAGTGGTAGATCAAACAATAG AATTTCTGGGATGCAGTCTACACCTGTTGATCAAGATAGAGCAGGACCATCCGATTTACCGTCATTCTCTGACACACTGAGAACTCGTCTGCAGTCTGCTTCAATGAA GTACAGGGATTCTATAACCAAGAGCGCAAGTGGCTGGAGGGAAAGGTGGTTTTCTCGGAGCCACACCATATCAGATATCGGTTCTGAAGTAAGGAGGGAGGTCAACGCTGGGATTGCTGTAGTATCTCGCATGATGGAACGGCTCGATACAAGGGATGGAAATGGAACAGGGCCTTCTGCTACCTCTGCATCAGGATCCGGTTCTCAGTGA
- the LOC120649511 gene encoding fasciclin-like arabinogalactan protein 16, producing the protein MGAPAHGALLLSLLLLVGAAAAAEDAAPREPTLPAAGAGGGGGAAVGINSNSVLVALLDSHYTELAELVEKALLLQTLEDAVGRHNVTIFAPRNEALERDLDPEFKRFLLEPRNLKSLQALLLYHVLPARLPSDSWPAASHPTLSGEEVELAAAAGGCAAGMRVGHAAVTRPDAVLRPDGVIHGIERLLVPRSVQEDFNRRRSLAAISAVLPTGAPEVDPRTHRLKKPAPPVPPGAPPVLPIWDAMAPGPSIAPAPAPGPGSGKHHFDGHSQVKDFIQTLLLYGGYNELADILVNLTSLATEMGRLVSEGYVLTVLAPNDEAMARLTTDQLSEPGSPENILYYHMVPEYQTEESMYNAVRRFGKARYDTLRLPHKVVAREADGSVKFGQGEGSAYLFDPDIYTDGRISVQGIDAVLFPPGDKNATQTADPHRKPPAITTHKKIKLRRGKLLEASCQMAALFGQRSRFVSCQD; encoded by the exons atgggcgcgccggcgcacggcgctcttctcctctccctcctgctcctggtgggggcggcggcggcggccgaggacgCGGCGCCGCGGGAACCCACATTGCCCGCCgcgggtgccggcggcggcggcggggcggcggtggggaTCAACTCCAACTCGGTGCTGGTGGCGCTGCTGGACTCGCACTACACAgagctggcggagctggtggagaaggCGCTGCTCCTGCAGACTCTCGAGGACGCCGTCGGGAGGCACAACGTCACCATCTTCGCGCCGCGGAACGAGGCGCTGGAGCGGGACCTCGACCCGGAGTTCAAGCGCTTCCTCCTCGAGCCCCGCAACCTCAAGTCGCTCCAGGCGCTGCTCCTCTACCACGTCCTCCCCGCGCGCCTCCCCTCCGACTCCTggcccgccgcctcccaccCCACGCTCTCCGGCGAGGAggtcgagctcgccgccgcggccggcggctgcgCCGCCGGCATGCGCGTCGGCCACGCcgccgtcacgcgcccggacgCGGTGCTCCGCCCCGACGGGGTCATCCACGGAATCGAGCGCCTCCTCGTGCCCCGCTCCGTGCAGGAGGACTtcaaccgccgccgcagcctcgccgcGATCTCGGCCGTGCTGCCCACGGGCGCGCCCGAGGTCGACCCGAGGACGCACCGCCTCAAgaagcccgcgccgccggtgccCCCCGGCGCGCCCCCCGTGCTCCCGATCTGGGACGCCATGGCGCCCGGCCCGTCCATcgcccccgcgccggcgcctgGGCCCGGCTCCGGGAAGCACCACTTCGACGGGCACAGCCAGGTCAAGGACTTCATCCAGACCCTGCTCCTCTACGGCGGCTACAACGAGCTCGCCGACATCCTCGTCAACCTCACCTCGCTCGCCACCGAGATGGGCCGCCTCGTCTCTGAGGGCTACGTGCTCACCGTCCTCGCCCCCAACGACGAGGCCATGGCGCGCCTCACCACCGACCAGCTCAGCGAGCCTGGCTCGCCGGAGAACATCCTCTACTACCACATGGTTCCCGAGTACCAGACCGAGGAGTCCATGTACAACGCCGTGCGGCGGTTCGGCAAGGCGCGCTACGACACGCTGCGGCTGCCGCACAAGGTGGTGGCGCGGGAGGCCGACGGCTCCGTCAAGTTCGGCCAGGGCGAGGGCTCCGCCTACCTCTTCGACCCGGACATCTACACCGACGGTAGGATCTCGGTGCAGGGCATTGACGCCGTGCTGTTCCCGCCGGGTGACAAGAACGCCACGCAGACCGCCGACCCTCACAGGAAGCCTCCCGCCATCACCACCCACAAGAAAATCAAGCTCCGGCGAG GCAAGTTGTTAGAAGCATCGTGCCAAATGGCTGCCCTCTTCGGTCAGCGATCGCGTTTCGTAAGCTGCCAAGATTGA
- the LOC120648974 gene encoding zinc finger BED domain-containing protein RICESLEEPER 2-like, whose product MSSLQLEASGTSESTDNSSSQTPNRRAPIWEYYEPELVRIDGALKAICKYCGTKLIANRKSGTNSLRTHIAEYCPKVPSDDRNRFVAAMKKKPDGPFTFNKHRSRDLMIAWIVRADVAFNKFDDEGFEPWMESLQPTFSGIGRQTIRNDCVAKFERAKIELRSELQSLSSRICFTSDLWTSNQKLGYLCVIAHYIGPDFVLKKKIIAFKDVKYPHTGVAIEEAITTILTDYGIKEKMFTITLDNAANNKTACDLLQESGKQDMLFGGEHLLVRCCAHILNILVQDGMNVASAVIELIRDLIRNINSSPARIQNFNEIAQREGLAAKAGLVLDMFLSNGYASRVRCIVNDTSKHVAPKEIVRLKKLIAYRKEQAGKRSDDELEEIQEERVSKEKADNRLTG is encoded by the exons ATGTCTTCTCTTCAGTTAGAGGCCTCTGGCACAAGTGAGAGCACTGATAATAGTTCGTCACAAACACCAAATAGAAGGGCACCAATCTGGGAGTATTATGAGCCAGAATTGGTCAGGATAGATGGTGCACTAAAAGCAATTTGCAAGTACTGTGGAACAAAGTTGATTGCAAACAGGAAATCTGGTACAAACAGCCTTAGAACTCACATTGCAGAGTACTGCCCCAAAGTCCCTAGTGATGATAGGAACAGATTTGTCGCTGCAATGAAGAAAAAGCCAGATGGTCCATTCACCTTTAATAAGCATAGAAGTCGCGACCTGATGATTGCATGGATTGTTAGAGCTGATGTAGCATTCAACAAGTTTGATGATGAAGGTTTTGAGCCTTGGATGGAGTCACTGCAACCCACTTTTAGCGGCATAGGGAGACAAACGATTCGTAATGATTGTGTTGCTAAGTTTGAGAGAGCAAAGATAGAATTACGAAGTGAACTTCAGAGTCTTAGCTCTCGCATATGCTTCACTTCGGATCTTTGGACATCAAACCAAAAGTTGGGATATCTTTGTGTTATAGCCCACTATATTGGCCCTGATtttgttttgaagaaaaagataaTTGCATTTAAGGATGTGAAGTATCCACATACAGGTGTTGCTATTGAGGAAGCCATTACAACTATTCTGACAGACTATGGAATCAAAGAGAAGATGTTCACAATAACACTGGACAATGCAGCAAACAACAAGACAGCTTGCGATCTTCTACAAGAAAGCGGAAAGCAAGACATGTTATTTGGTGGTGAGCATCTTCTTGTTAGATGTTGTGCTCATATACTCAACATTCTTGTGCAAGACGGTATGAATGTTGCTAGTGCTGTGATAGAATTGATAAGAGACCTGATTAGGAACATTAACTCATCACCAGCGCGTATCCAGAATTTCAATGAGATAGCTCAAAGAGAAGGTCTTGCTGCAAAGGCTGGTTTAGTCCTTGAT ATGTTCTTATCAAACGG GTATGCTTCACGGGTTCGTTGCATTGTTAATGATACAAGCAAGCATGTTGCCCCAAAAGAAATCGTGAGGCTGAAGAAGTTGATTGCCTATAGGAAGGAGCAAGCAGGCAAGCGAAGTGATGACGAACTGGAAGAAATACAGGAAGAGAGGGTCTCGAAAGAGAAAGCAGACAATCGCCTGACTGGCTGA